TTCTTTCTAGTTTAGAAGATGCAGAACTAGTTTTTCTCGTCAATCCCTCACGTCAACAGTTCAACACTCTTCTTTGGGAAAATCCTGGTTGGGACATCCTTTTTTTTGCAGGTCACAGTCAAACTGAGGGTGAAACGGGCAGAATTTATATTAATGAGAATAAGACCAACAATAACCTCACCATTGGACAGTTGGAAGAAGCTCTCAAAGCGGCGATTGACAATGGTTTACAACTAGCAATTTTTAACTCCTGTGATGGGTTGGGATTGGCTAGTGCATTGGAAAAATTAAGTATTCCAGCAGTGATTGTGATGCGCGAGCCAGTGCCGAATGTGGTGGCACAGGAATTTTTTAAGCATTTTCTCGAAGCTTTTGCCATAGAACGACTGTCTTTATATTTAGCAGTCCAGCAAGCACGCAGAAAGTTACAAGGCTTGGAAGATGATTTTCCAGGCGCAAGTTGGTTGCCTGTGATCTGTCAAAATCCGGCAGTAGAACCACCGAGTTGGCTGAAATTAGGCGGAGTACCTCCATGTCCCTATCGTGGGTTATTTGCCTTCCAAGAGGAGGATACTCACCTGTTTTTTGGGCGGGAACAGTTCACCCAGGACTTAGAGACGGCAAGCAAAAGAAAGCCGTTGGTGGCGGTGGTTGGTCCAAGTGGAAGTGGTAAGTCGAGTGTGGTGTTTGCTGGGTTGATTCCTCGGTTGCGCCAAGACTCAAATGTTGGCTGGCAGATTGTCTCGTTTCGTCCGGGTAACAATCCCTTTGAAGCTTTGGCAGGGGCGATGGCAGAGCTTACCCTAAGCCCCGATTCTCCAAAAGAGGATTGCCCTGTGGTGGAGGACAGCCCCTCGGGCGTAACACAGGCGATTGCCTCAAGCTTTGGCGAAGCCTTATCCCTTCTGTGTTTCCAAGGAGACAATCTAAACAAATATATAAATCAAAATCCAAAATTAAATATTCGTCGCCTCATTGAATTAAAACTGGAAATAGCACTGCGACAAGATAATAAAGCTCTATACAAAATTATTGAAAGCTTTGTCCAGCAAAACCCCAAAACTCGTCTGCTCTTAATAGCGGATCAATTTGAAGAACTTTACACTCTTTGCCCAGAAGAAGAACGCCAAGGAATCTTAGATACATTACTGAATGCAGTCAGGTTAGCTCCAGCATTTACCCTAGTCCTAACCCTGCGATCTGACTTTTACGGATATGTCCTCTCTTACCGCCCCTTTAGCGATGCCTTACAAGGAGCAGTCCTGAATCTCGAACCGATGAGCCGTGAGGAATTGCGAGCAGCTATTGAACAGCCTGCGGCACAAATGCAGGTAAGGCTAGAAAATGAGTTGACAAATAAAATTATTAATGATGTTGGGGAGCAGTCAGGACGTTTACCGTTACTGGAGTTTGCCCTAACACAACTGTGGTCAAAACAGACAGATGGCTGGCTGGCTCATCAAGACTACAAGGAGATTGGCGGCGTTGACGAGGCTTTGGCTATTCACGCTGAGGCAGTATATGCCCAGCTTTGTGAAGCAGACAGAACTCGGGCGCGGCGAGTATTTATGCAGTTAGTGTGTTTAAAAGAAGGAATGGAGGCTACCCGGAGGTTGGCAACTCGTGATCAGGTAAAGTCAGAAAACTGGGATTTAGTGACGCGCTTGGCTGATGCACGTCTTATGGTGACCAACCACAACGAGTCATCCGGTGAAGAAACGGTGGAAATCGTGCATGAGGCGCTGATTAGAAGCTGGGGACGCCTAGAGCAGTGGATACAACTTGATGGAGGATTTCGCCACTGGCAAGAGCAGTTGCGATCGGCAATTCGTCAGTGGGAGAGTAGTGGTCAAGATGAAGGAGCTTTATTGCGTGCAAAGCCTTTGGCAGATGCACAATATTGGCAGCACAAGCGCATAGATGAACTCTCTGTTGGAGAGAAACATTTCATTGAGCTTTCTTTGGCACTACGGGACAACGAGCTGAAAAAACACAAACGTAGACGGCAACGGCAACTTACTATCTTAGGACTCATTGCTGGTTTGATACTAGTCCTGAGTTTGGCACTTATAGCTTGGTAGAAATTCCAGGAGTCAGCAAAGAGCGAAGTTAAAGCTATAAGTGCATCTGCGGTTATTAAATCGTAAAGACATAAAAGAAAAATCTTTACATCCTCTCTAAAACCCTGATTCCCAACAAAGAGAGTCCTAGCTTTAGGGTTCTAGCTGTTAAATCGCATAGCACCAGCCGCGATGTTCGCACAGGTTCCTCGGCTTTGAGAACAGGGCAATTTTCGTAAAACTTATTAAACTTATCGCTCAATTGATATAAATACTCGCATAAGCGATTTGGCAGTAAATCTTTCTCCACTTCACTGATAACTTCATCCAGTTGTAACAAGTGCTTTGCCAGGGTTAATTCTGTTTCTTCCCGCAGGATAATTGAAGCATCTGCTCCCAGCTTTTCAAAGTCAATCTTACCTTCACGACTAATGCCTTGAGTCCTTACATAAGCATAGAGCATATAAGGTGCTGTATTACCTTTGAGTGCTAGCATCTTTTCGTAGCTAAAGATGTAGTTGCTGGTGCGGTTTTGGCTTAAGTCAGCGTATTTAACTGCACTGATGCCGATGATTTGGGCAACATTGCTGACAAACTCTTCAGTTTCTTCGCGTTCTTCTACTTTTATTCTGTTTTCTATGTCTGCACGAGCGTGAGCGATCGCACCATCCAACAAATCCTGTAATCTTACTGCTTCTCCAGAACGTGTTTTCAGCTTTTGACCATTTTCACCTAGTATTAAACCAAAGGGAGCGTGAACAAACTCTAAATCGTCTGTAATCCAACCAGCTTTTTTTCCTACCTGGAAAATTTGGGCAAAGTGATTTGTTTGTTCTCCACCTACTGGGTAAATCACTCGTTGCACCTTATCTACCTGCACCCGGTAGCGGATTGCTGCTAAATCTGTAGCAGCGTAATTGTAGCCTCCATCTGATTTTTGCACAATCAATGGTAGAGGCTCACCTTCTCTGTTAGTGAATCCTTCGAGAAAGACGCACTTTGCCCCTTGATTCTCCACTAGCAGACCTTTTTTATCTAATTCCTCTACGACTTCGGGTAACAAAACGTTATAAAATGATTCACCTCGCTCAATGATATCAGAAGAAATTCCCATTAAGTCATAAATGGCTTGATATGCTCTACTGGAAAGTTGACACACTATTTTCCATGCCAGTAAAGTCTTTTCATCCCCTGCTTGTAGATTAACTACCGCCTGACGTGCTGCTTGTTGGAAATTTTCATCTGCATCAAATCGTTTTTTTGCCTTACGGTAAAATGAGGACAAGTCGCCTAAATTTAAACTTTCAGTGGTGGTCAAAGCTTCTGGGTATGCTTCTTCTAAATACGCAATTAGCATCCCAAACGGTGTTCCCCAGTCACCTACATGGCTAATTCTTTGGACTTCATGACCAACAAATTCTACAATTCGAGAAAGGCAATCTCCAATCACTGCTGAACGCAAATGTCCTACGTGCATTTCTTTGGCAATATTGGGGCTGGGGTAATCTACAATCACCCGCTGGGGATTTTTAGTTGGTGTGACTCCTAATCTTGTGTTTGTCTGAATAGCCTTGAGTTGTGCTTCTAGGTATTCTGTTTTCAACTTTAAATTGATAAAGCCAGGACCTGCAATTTCTGGTGGCTTGCAAATATCGGATACATCAAGTTTAGCAACAATTTGTTGTGCGATCGCCCTTGGTTGCTGTCCCAACTGCTTTGCTAGAGATAAAGCAACATTTGCTTGATAATCACCAAATTTAGGATTGCTCGCACTCACCAAAATTGGATCAGCTTCGGCGTAGTCTCGACCAAAAGCCGCTCCCAACGCCTCCTGTAATTTAACTCTTAGTTGTTCTTGTGTAGCTTTCATAAGTTTTTATCTAAGATATAGAAATATCTCAAAACTGTACAGTTTTTGTCCTGTACCTTATAGATACAGTTGAACCTAACACAGCTTGCCAAAGTATACTTCCCGTGGAGAAGGTTCTGTTTGCAATCTTAAGGTAGCTTGCAACTCCTGTTTTGCAGCATCCTGCAAGGCTTCTACTTGCTCATGGTTGGTGTTGCGAGGAATTTGGTCAATTTCAAAGTACTCAATACTGTCAGCCTCATCACTACACCTTAAACTTCCTCCCACAACACCACAGAGAAACCCAAACGCCACTTCATTCTGATCTGGTCGCGAGTATATACCAAGTAACCGCTCGACTTCTATCACAAGACCAACTTCTTCCTCAACTTCTCTAACTACAGCGACCCAGGGTGTTTCGCCTTCTTCCATTGCTCCACTGGGTAAGTTCCACAGATCCATATCAGTTCTATGGCAAAGCAACACTCTCTTTGCAGAGTCAAAGATGACGGCAAAAACGCCAATAATGAAAGAGATGTTTGCTTAACAAGCCAAGCTTCTCCTACCCAGTGAGCTTCATACTTACATCCAACCAGGAGGCTTGAGTAATCGGCGCACTAGTAGAAATATAGTCTACACCTGTTTCGGCAACAGCACGGATTGTTTCTAAAGTGATGTTGCCAGAGGCTTCAATTTTAACGCGATTATCATGTTGGCGAATCATGTCCACTGCCTGACGCATCACATGAACGGGCATATTGTCTAACATAATAATGTCAGCGCTATGCTGCAAAGCTTCTTCCACTTGGTGTAAACTTTCCGTTTCTACTTCTATCGTTAAGGGATAAGGAATATGTTGGCGAATACGGGAAATTGCCTTTCCAATTCCCCCAGCAGCTGCAATGTGATTATCCTTAATCATAACTGCATCATCCAGCCCCATCCGATGATTTACCGCTCCTCCCACAGTAGTTGCGTACTTTTCCAAGAGTCTCAGCCCAGGTGTAGTTTTACGCGTATCCACCAATTTTGCAAATAAGTTAGCAAGTTTCTCTACATATTTCCTGGTTAGCGTGGAGATACCACTTAGGCGCATAACTATATTAAGAGCAACCCGTTCTCCCATCAGTAGTGCATCCAGTGAACCATAAATTTCAGCCACCACTTCTCCCCGTTGACAAGAACTCCCCTCAGCCACAACAGGAACAAAGCTCACTGTTTCATTCAAAAGCTGAAATACCCTTGCTGCGACTGGTAAACCAGCTATGACTCCAGGCGCTTTCGCTACCCACTTGGCTTGTCCTACTTCTTTACTTATCAAGGCTTGGGTTGTGCGATCGCCCCTACCAATATCCTCCAACAACCAATCACGCAACAGTGGATCTATGACAAGCCAAGGCGGCAAAACACCAAAATCGCTCACTACTTTATTGCTTCCTTCACGACTTCCAGAATTACTATAGCCTACAGTGCTTACTGCATCAGGATTTCAGTAGGATCTCAAAAAAAATTCCAAAAACGGCAAAAAAAGAGTTGACAATCAAAAGGAGGATAGATAT
The sequence above is a segment of the Mastigocladopsis repens PCC 10914 genome. Coding sequences within it:
- the nadC gene encoding carboxylating nicotinate-nucleotide diphosphorylase — encoded protein: MSDFGVLPPWLVIDPLLRDWLLEDIGRGDRTTQALISKEVGQAKWVAKAPGVIAGLPVAARVFQLLNETVSFVPVVAEGSSCQRGEVVAEIYGSLDALLMGERVALNIVMRLSGISTLTRKYVEKLANLFAKLVDTRKTTPGLRLLEKYATTVGGAVNHRMGLDDAVMIKDNHIAAAGGIGKAISRIRQHIPYPLTIEVETESLHQVEEALQHSADIIMLDNMPVHVMRQAVDMIRQHDNRVKIEASGNITLETIRAVAETGVDYISTSAPITQASWLDVSMKLTG
- a CDS encoding nSTAND1 domain-containing NTPase is translated as MSKSVVISLGSGDLNNGFPNVTARLWSLGNSLPQQFIGSLPAAPSLVKVCRNWQLFYKNVCGRQLLRSLLIEEDDELEIDEDAITNVSVVCFHELCQKIQEDINDWLKSFEFLNIELQLRSRLHPSEEIHFIIETNDDLLRRLPWHRWDFFNDYPLAEMALSQPEYKRREYSQPKLPRKKVRILAVLGNSQGIDLETEISFLSSLEDAELVFLVNPSRQQFNTLLWENPGWDILFFAGHSQTEGETGRIYINENKTNNNLTIGQLEEALKAAIDNGLQLAIFNSCDGLGLASALEKLSIPAVIVMREPVPNVVAQEFFKHFLEAFAIERLSLYLAVQQARRKLQGLEDDFPGASWLPVICQNPAVEPPSWLKLGGVPPCPYRGLFAFQEEDTHLFFGREQFTQDLETASKRKPLVAVVGPSGSGKSSVVFAGLIPRLRQDSNVGWQIVSFRPGNNPFEALAGAMAELTLSPDSPKEDCPVVEDSPSGVTQAIASSFGEALSLLCFQGDNLNKYINQNPKLNIRRLIELKLEIALRQDNKALYKIIESFVQQNPKTRLLLIADQFEELYTLCPEEERQGILDTLLNAVRLAPAFTLVLTLRSDFYGYVLSYRPFSDALQGAVLNLEPMSREELRAAIEQPAAQMQVRLENELTNKIINDVGEQSGRLPLLEFALTQLWSKQTDGWLAHQDYKEIGGVDEALAIHAEAVYAQLCEADRTRARRVFMQLVCLKEGMEATRRLATRDQVKSENWDLVTRLADARLMVTNHNESSGEETVEIVHEALIRSWGRLEQWIQLDGGFRHWQEQLRSAIRQWESSGQDEGALLRAKPLADAQYWQHKRIDELSVGEKHFIELSLALRDNELKKHKRRRQRQLTILGLIAGLILVLSLALIAW
- the argS gene encoding arginine--tRNA ligase, which translates into the protein MKATQEQLRVKLQEALGAAFGRDYAEADPILVSASNPKFGDYQANVALSLAKQLGQQPRAIAQQIVAKLDVSDICKPPEIAGPGFINLKLKTEYLEAQLKAIQTNTRLGVTPTKNPQRVIVDYPSPNIAKEMHVGHLRSAVIGDCLSRIVEFVGHEVQRISHVGDWGTPFGMLIAYLEEAYPEALTTTESLNLGDLSSFYRKAKKRFDADENFQQAARQAVVNLQAGDEKTLLAWKIVCQLSSRAYQAIYDLMGISSDIIERGESFYNVLLPEVVEELDKKGLLVENQGAKCVFLEGFTNREGEPLPLIVQKSDGGYNYAATDLAAIRYRVQVDKVQRVIYPVGGEQTNHFAQIFQVGKKAGWITDDLEFVHAPFGLILGENGQKLKTRSGEAVRLQDLLDGAIAHARADIENRIKVEEREETEEFVSNVAQIIGISAVKYADLSQNRTSNYIFSYEKMLALKGNTAPYMLYAYVRTQGISREGKIDFEKLGADASIILREETELTLAKHLLQLDEVISEVEKDLLPNRLCEYLYQLSDKFNKFYENCPVLKAEEPVRTSRLVLCDLTARTLKLGLSLLGIRVLERM
- a CDS encoding NUDIX domain-containing protein: MSFIIGVFAVIFDSAKRVLLCHRTDMDLWNLPSGAMEEGETPWVAVVREVEEEVGLVIEVERLLGIYSRPDQNEVAFGFLCGVVGGSLRCSDEADSIEYFEIDQIPRNTNHEQVEALQDAAKQELQATLRLQTEPSPREVYFGKLC